A genomic segment from Candidatus Methylomirabilis tolerans encodes:
- a CDS encoding aspartate aminotransferase family protein → MAAASPETRSALMKRNIPGKRSKAIFTREQRHMAPGLQSIALYSGLAMARGEGCILIDEDGNRYLDFMAGIGVGSIGHTHPHYVEAMKAQIERLTFGSFTTENRARFLTLLASVTPRGLKQIQMYSSGAEAVEAAFRLAKSATQKFEFVGFWGGFHGKTGGVLGLLGDDFKKQLGPFMPGLYSAPYANCYRCPLKLRYPDCGIACADFLRQVIRYQTQGEIAAIIVEPIQGTAGNVIPPPGFLNAVQAIAKECGALLIADEMLTGFGRTGSMWGCDHEPIVPDVMTVGKGMGGGFPVSGVISTQKLMASKPFGNPSGSSSSYGGNPLASTAGLAALEVILKDQLVANARHVGTVMLKRLQAMKEKYPFVGDVRGRGLLLGVELVKDKQTKEPLPKPIAQRLFQACLRRGLLAMCYSYTIRINPPLPITETQALEGLDILDEAFAELEKKEYRG, encoded by the coding sequence ATGGCTGCTGCATCGCCTGAGACAAGGAGCGCTCTCATGAAGCGAAATATTCCTGGAAAGCGGTCGAAGGCGATCTTCACCCGTGAGCAGCGCCACATGGCGCCTGGCCTGCAGTCGATTGCACTGTATTCCGGGCTGGCGATGGCGAGAGGGGAAGGGTGTATCCTGATCGACGAGGACGGCAACCGGTATCTCGATTTCATGGCCGGGATCGGCGTCGGGAGCATCGGGCATACGCATCCGCACTACGTCGAGGCGATGAAGGCCCAGATCGAGCGGCTGACGTTCGGTAGCTTCACCACTGAGAATCGAGCTCGGTTTCTCACGCTGTTGGCATCGGTGACACCGAGGGGGCTCAAGCAGATCCAGATGTATTCCAGCGGGGCGGAGGCGGTCGAGGCCGCCTTCCGACTTGCCAAGTCGGCGACGCAAAAGTTCGAGTTTGTCGGCTTCTGGGGCGGGTTCCACGGTAAGACCGGCGGGGTCCTTGGGCTGTTGGGGGATGACTTTAAAAAGCAGTTGGGGCCCTTTATGCCTGGCCTCTACAGCGCCCCGTATGCTAACTGTTATCGCTGTCCTTTGAAGCTCCGTTATCCAGACTGCGGCATCGCCTGCGCGGACTTCTTACGCCAGGTAATCCGGTATCAGACCCAGGGCGAGATTGCCGCGATCATCGTGGAACCGATTCAAGGGACTGCCGGAAATGTGATTCCGCCTCCAGGATTCTTGAACGCGGTACAGGCGATTGCCAAGGAGTGCGGCGCTCTGTTGATTGCCGACGAGATGCTCACGGGTTTCGGTCGTACCGGTTCGATGTGGGGATGCGATCACGAGCCGATTGTGCCGGACGTGATGACCGTCGGTAAAGGAATGGGCGGAGGGTTCCCGGTCAGCGGGGTGATCTCGACACAAAAGCTGATGGCCAGCAAGCCCTTCGGTAATCCGAGTGGAAGCTCTTCAAGCTATGGAGGTAATCCGCTCGCCTCAACAGCCGGGCTGGCCGCTCTCGAAGTGATCCTGAAGGATCAGCTTGTGGCAAATGCCAGGCACGTCGGCACGGTTATGCTGAAGCGGCTGCAGGCGATGAAGGAGAAATACCCGTTTGTGGGCGACGTCAGGGGTAGAGGGCTCTTGCTTGGGGTCGAGCTGGTCAAGGATAAGCAGACGAAGGAGCCGCTGCCGAAGCCGATTGCGCAAAGGTTGTTTCAGGCCTGCCTCCGAAGGGGACTGCTCGCCATGTGCTATTCCTATACCATCCGGATCAACCCGCCGCTTCCGATCACCGAGACGCAGGCGTTGGAAGGGCTGGACATCCTCGATGAGGCATTTGCCGAACTGGAAAAGAAAGAGTATAGGGGATGA
- a CDS encoding Gfo/Idh/MocA family oxidoreductase has protein sequence MLNGAIIGLGNVAVNGHLPGWEGCGQARIVAAADALQERIVEAGQRLPQARLYTEVEELLASESLDFLDICTPPGTHASLSRLALDRGLHVLCEKPLVLSPDELRLVRRAQVESGRVLHTVHNWLYAPIILKATDLIREGRIGTVQHIDWQVIRCEPSVAVQSSSYSIERAARDPSSKLRTGNWRLDPAMAGGGILLDHGWHALYIILRWLDHDPKTVAALLEKRVHPEWSVEDTATVRLNFPEAVADIFLTWTSSSRSNSAVIEGTCGVIRVDDDILLLAGESGEQRWKFEQPLSQGSHHPDWFSRVRDDFLREISDETQKGTNLAEASLCAQLLHLAKESHGRGGKALAVSG, from the coding sequence ATGTTGAACGGTGCCATCATTGGTTTGGGGAATGTGGCGGTCAATGGACACCTTCCCGGATGGGAAGGATGCGGGCAGGCTCGGATCGTTGCCGCCGCTGATGCTCTGCAGGAGCGGATCGTCGAGGCCGGACAGCGTCTTCCACAGGCCAGGCTCTACACCGAGGTCGAGGAGCTGCTTGCCTCCGAATCTCTCGACTTCCTCGATATCTGTACGCCCCCGGGAACCCATGCATCCCTCAGTCGGCTGGCCCTCGACAGGGGACTCCATGTGTTATGCGAGAAGCCCCTTGTGCTTTCCCCTGATGAGCTGCGATTAGTAAGGCGTGCTCAGGTAGAAAGCGGGCGAGTCCTGCATACCGTCCATAACTGGTTGTACGCGCCGATCATCTTGAAAGCAACGGACCTGATTCGGGAGGGGCGGATCGGGACAGTGCAGCACATAGACTGGCAGGTGATCCGTTGCGAACCGTCAGTCGCGGTACAGTCTTCCTCGTATTCCATCGAAAGAGCGGCGCGCGACCCTTCGTCCAAGCTCAGGACAGGCAACTGGCGGCTCGATCCGGCGATGGCGGGTGGCGGCATCCTGCTGGACCACGGTTGGCACGCCCTGTACATCATATTGCGCTGGCTTGATCACGACCCAAAGACGGTCGCTGCCTTACTCGAAAAGCGAGTGCATCCGGAATGGTCCGTTGAGGATACCGCCACCGTCCGGTTGAACTTTCCAGAGGCTGTGGCCGACATCTTTCTGACGTGGACCTCATCTTCGCGGAGTAACAGCGCTGTGATTGAGGGGACCTGTGGGGTGATCCGGGTCGATGACGACATCCTGCTCCTGGCAGGCGAGAGTGGCGAGCAGAGATGGAAATTCGAGCAGCCGCTCTCACAGGGCTCCCATCATCCGGACTGGTTCAGCCGCGTCAGAGACGACTTTTTGCGGGAGATTTCGGATGAGACGCAAAAAGGGACAAATCTGGCCGAGGCTTCGCTCTGCGCGCAGCTTCTGCATCTTGCCAAGGAATCGCACGGTCGAGGAGGTAAGGCGTTAGCCGTTAGCGGGTAG
- a CDS encoding CDP-alcohol phosphatidyltransferase family protein, giving the protein MAKQAVTIVIVISKGSGDVSPDTVVAGVPLLRRIVMAASRAGSDEIVVMDTGWPGLARLIAGTRAGLLSPAQLADLPMRNRTQTDRPYPSRILVLTSNLLPHPSLLTYLTEMPLHIETMHVPIDGIAAVETADPQVILSMIGRADDDRLLFSALERTYQKAGAPMDNTRCVRVLNREDLCSAERWLLRGLIKDTEGFMSKHVERKISLAVTRRLVDTDITPNQMTAVSVAIGVLGALFFFSTMPAYQLTGALLFLLHSILDGCDGEIARLKYLESRLGGILDFWGDNAVHSAVFMCIGLGWQMAIKASFPLVLAASAVIGTLLSAGFVYRQTMRNKTDEGPLFTSVTTSEAPSRLSTIADTLARRDFIYLVVILSAFGKAHWFLVLAAFGSPIFFFVLLWTSHRERVKA; this is encoded by the coding sequence ATGGCCAAGCAGGCAGTCACAATCGTGATCGTAATCTCAAAGGGCTCGGGCGACGTCAGTCCGGACACTGTTGTGGCCGGCGTCCCATTGCTTCGGCGGATTGTGATGGCCGCCTCCCGCGCGGGCAGTGACGAGATTGTTGTGATGGACACCGGCTGGCCAGGGCTCGCGAGGTTGATAGCAGGAACGCGGGCGGGACTGCTTTCTCCAGCCCAGCTCGCCGATCTGCCGATGCGTAACCGCACGCAGACGGATCGCCCGTACCCCAGCCGTATTCTGGTGCTTACCAGTAATCTCCTACCCCACCCCTCGCTACTCACGTATTTAACCGAGATGCCGTTACATATTGAGACGATGCATGTTCCTATAGACGGGATCGCTGCCGTTGAGACGGCTGATCCTCAGGTCATTTTGTCAATGATTGGGCGCGCCGATGATGATCGATTGCTGTTCTCTGCGCTGGAGCGGACCTACCAAAAGGCAGGCGCCCCTATGGACAACACGCGCTGCGTCCGGGTCTTAAACCGAGAGGACCTTTGTAGTGCCGAACGGTGGCTCTTGCGGGGCCTGATTAAAGATACGGAAGGCTTTATGTCAAAGCATGTCGAGCGGAAGATCTCACTGGCGGTTACCCGACGCCTTGTGGATACGGACATTACCCCGAACCAGATGACAGCCGTCAGTGTGGCGATAGGTGTGCTGGGAGCCCTCTTCTTCTTCTCAACCATGCCCGCGTATCAATTGACCGGCGCGCTCCTGTTTCTCCTGCATTCGATCCTGGACGGCTGCGATGGGGAGATCGCCAGACTCAAGTATCTGGAATCTCGACTGGGCGGCATTCTGGATTTCTGGGGAGATAATGCGGTGCACTCAGCGGTCTTTATGTGCATCGGTCTGGGATGGCAGATGGCCATCAAAGCCTCATTCCCTTTGGTCTTAGCAGCGTCCGCGGTGATCGGAACCCTCTTGTCGGCCGGTTTCGTCTACCGACAGACCATGCGGAACAAGACCGACGAAGGGCCGCTGTTTACCTCTGTCACCACCTCTGAAGCCCCATCTCGCCTCTCCACCATTGCCGATACTCTCGCAAGGCGGGATTTTATTTACCTCGTTGTTATCCTGTCAGCCTTCGGAAAGGCTCATTGGTTTCTGGTTCTGGCCGCCTTCGGCTCGCCGATTTTTTTCTTCGTATTACTGTGGACCTCACACAGGGAAAGGGTAAAGGCATGA
- a CDS encoding inositol-3-phosphate synthase has protein sequence MSDKSSFYPELIREIKPASGTLGVLLPGLGAVATTLIAGVHLINKGVAQPYGSLTQMQRMRLGKRTSPRFALIKEVVPLSGLNDLVFAGWDIFPEDAYQTACHAGVLPRELLDQVKDRLESVRPWPAVFEQAYVRRLSGPHLKSGPSKKHLADMLVEDIETFRLREGIQRAVMIWCGSTEVFTQPTPVHETIEAFEAGLKANAPEISPCMIYAYAAISAGVPFANGSPNLAVDIPALVEYARRRHVPIAGKDFKTGQTFLKTVVAPGLQAKMLGLAGWFSTNILGNRDGEVLDDQGSFKTKEVSKGSVLGAILQPELYPELYGQVFHKVRIEYYPPRGDAKEGWDNIDIFGWLGQPMQIKINFLCRDSILAAPVVLDLTLFLDLAQRAGLSGIQEWLSFYFKSPMARADLKPEHDLFIQHLKLTNTLRILVGEEVLDHSGLDYYESGDAYRVGMGGA, from the coding sequence ATGAGCGACAAGAGTTCTTTCTATCCTGAACTGATCAGGGAGATTAAGCCGGCCTCCGGTACGCTTGGGGTGCTGCTCCCGGGTCTTGGGGCGGTGGCTACGACCCTGATTGCGGGAGTCCACCTGATCAACAAAGGCGTGGCTCAGCCATACGGTTCTCTCACGCAGATGCAACGGATGCGCCTCGGCAAGCGAACCAGTCCCCGGTTTGCCCTGATCAAGGAGGTGGTTCCCCTCTCTGGCCTGAACGATCTGGTCTTTGCCGGTTGGGATATCTTTCCGGAAGACGCCTATCAGACCGCCTGCCATGCCGGGGTTCTGCCCAGGGAGTTGCTGGACCAGGTCAAAGACCGGCTGGAATCCGTCAGGCCATGGCCGGCGGTCTTTGAACAGGCCTACGTGCGGAGGCTTTCTGGGCCACATCTCAAATCCGGGCCGAGCAAGAAGCACCTGGCGGATATGCTGGTCGAGGATATCGAGACATTCCGCCTGAGAGAGGGAATCCAGCGGGCCGTCATGATCTGGTGCGGATCCACGGAGGTCTTCACGCAGCCGACCCCCGTGCATGAGACGATCGAGGCCTTTGAGGCCGGCCTGAAGGCGAACGCTCCGGAAATCTCCCCATGTATGATCTACGCCTATGCCGCCATCTCGGCCGGTGTCCCCTTTGCGAACGGGTCGCCTAATCTGGCAGTGGATATCCCGGCGTTGGTCGAGTACGCCCGCCGGCGTCACGTTCCGATCGCTGGAAAAGACTTTAAGACTGGCCAGACCTTTCTGAAAACCGTGGTCGCACCCGGGCTACAGGCCAAGATGCTGGGGTTGGCTGGCTGGTTTTCCACCAATATCCTGGGTAATAGGGACGGCGAGGTGCTGGATGATCAGGGATCGTTCAAAACGAAAGAGGTGAGTAAGGGTTCGGTGCTTGGCGCGATTCTGCAGCCGGAGCTCTATCCGGAGCTGTATGGCCAGGTTTTTCACAAGGTCCGCATTGAGTATTATCCGCCGCGTGGCGACGCCAAGGAGGGGTGGGACAACATCGACATCTTCGGTTGGCTCGGCCAGCCGATGCAGATCAAGATCAACTTCCTCTGTCGGGATTCTATCCTGGCAGCGCCGGTGGTTCTGGACCTTACGCTGTTTCTGGATCTGGCTCAACGAGCCGGATTATCGGGTATTCAGGAGTGGCTCTCGTTCTACTTCAAATCTCCGATGGCCCGAGCAGACCTGAAGCCGGAGCACGACCTGTTTATCCAGCATCTGAAGCTGACCAACACCTTACGCATCCTGGTCGGAGAGGAGGTGCTTGATCACTCCGGGCTTGATTACTACGAATCCGGAGATGCGTATCGAGTGGGCATGGGCGGGGCCTGA
- a CDS encoding ABC transporter substrate-binding protein, with product MSSAMRVSVRTGLLSGVLTLGLSIFVGFAFASGTTDQVKTELDQLTAIVQDPTLQEKTKEAARKSMVKERILRWFDLQEMARRSLANHWAKRSGQERKDFVELFGDLFVESYTTLVVDHLGDQHVTYLSEQIDAQDAVVKTKFLSKRNEPTFVDFTLVRRGNAWIPCDVVIDEVSIVGNYRIQFDKVIRGQSYEALVKKMRLKRESEGLGPATKKESM from the coding sequence ATGTCAAGCGCGATGAGGGTATCCGTGCGAACAGGACTGTTGAGTGGAGTGCTGACCCTGGGATTGTCGATCTTTGTGGGGTTCGCCTTCGCGAGCGGAACCACCGATCAGGTGAAGACCGAACTGGATCAGCTTACCGCTATTGTGCAGGACCCCACTCTGCAAGAGAAGACAAAGGAGGCAGCGCGAAAGTCGATGGTGAAGGAGCGGATCTTGCGCTGGTTCGACTTGCAGGAGATGGCGCGCCGCTCGCTGGCCAATCACTGGGCGAAGCGATCAGGTCAGGAACGAAAGGATTTCGTTGAGTTGTTCGGGGACCTGTTCGTTGAATCCTATACCACATTAGTCGTCGATCACCTTGGCGACCAGCACGTGACCTACCTCTCGGAACAGATCGATGCGCAGGACGCCGTCGTCAAGACCAAGTTCCTCTCGAAACGGAACGAGCCGACCTTTGTGGACTTTACCCTCGTTCGTCGAGGCAATGCCTGGATTCCCTGCGACGTGGTCATCGACGAGGTGAGCATCGTGGGGAATTACCGAATCCAGTTCGATAAGGTCATCCGGGGCCAGTCGTACGAGGCCCTTGTCAAAAAGATGCGGCTCAAGCGAGAGTCGGAAGGGCTGGGACCGGCGACGAAGAAAGAGTCGATGTAG
- a CDS encoding MMPL family transporter: MSLRKLLSYTVLAYPRTTLVAAILLTLLSIWVAIGRLSFTSTHQAMSSLGGRVGQVQERYNQAFGDPDRVVIVVEAADQEQAKRYAAVLAGRLEALADIEEVIYRFDLTSLEDYFLMYLTPKQLGDLHEKLSEHSLLLNELSARPGVNRLFQLIHREISSALVGRLFTGFLGEEDEGEVKRPVELQPLIALLTQLEAWASGPRSYTSPWKQFMVEAEDNGDREGYLWSDNKQLLFVLATVKADTTSLHKFERPIQSIRREIRSLQSRYPGVKAGVTGGPALEYDEVTAAQRDSGLMTLVSLGGVALLVVLVFRSVVRPVMGLIALVMGVCWAFGFAAVTVGHLNMMSMVLAPMLIGIGMDYGIHLVARYEEERGGGHTVHESLEQAFEGAGPGILHAAITTSVGLFALLLTGVGVLQELGLITGCGLLLTLVSTFVVLPPLLLLWDKRSAVDGSARRAVAAAEGHAIEVKIGEAHFPLPHLPKPPDFMEFCYRRPRTVLLLSTIGTLAALYAMNRIEFDGNVLHLQAEGTESVDWELKIIRQSERSNIYGVILAESLEEVRTKTKTLEALPSVSRVESIAMLIPEDQERKLMLARELKPLLSGVDLSKLSRLEPVDLDELLNTLQRIKAKMLAAEDAEKWTGKEKPPLEQMARVRSLVDRFERRIQQRGNTEVRRRLTIFQDKLFDDFYDKMSRLDSAVASGSVGLDDVPNDLKKQFVGRDGSYLIRVYPKGDPWEFATQITFVSELRSVDPDAVGDPVKGFEVISAMKRGYQHVAIYALIGVAALFLLNLRDLRYFLLAKVPLLIGAIWIAGLMELFHLKFNLANLIIIPLIVAPGVENGLLIIHRFREEGEAAILPKSIGKGVVLSSLTTMIGFGSLLMAHHRGAYSIGLLVTLGVGAVLLVSVVVLPALLTVVARHPSKKAISGSGLIEQDTIFNSKEK, from the coding sequence ATGAGTCTTCGAAAGCTGTTGTCCTATACAGTACTCGCCTACCCCAGAACGACACTGGTTGCTGCAATACTGCTTACACTGCTCTCAATCTGGGTGGCGATTGGCCGGCTGAGCTTTACCTCCACCCATCAGGCGATGTCCTCTCTCGGCGGCAGAGTCGGCCAGGTTCAGGAACGCTATAATCAGGCGTTCGGCGACCCGGACCGAGTCGTGATCGTCGTAGAGGCCGCCGACCAGGAACAGGCGAAGCGCTACGCTGCTGTCCTTGCAGGACGGCTGGAGGCGTTGGCGGATATCGAGGAGGTCATCTATCGTTTTGATCTCACGTCATTAGAGGATTATTTTCTGATGTACTTGACCCCGAAACAGCTCGGCGATCTGCATGAGAAGCTTTCAGAACACAGTTTGCTCCTCAACGAGCTATCAGCCAGACCAGGCGTGAATCGCCTGTTTCAACTGATCCACCGAGAGATCAGTTCGGCATTAGTCGGTCGTCTGTTTACCGGCTTCCTGGGCGAAGAGGACGAGGGCGAGGTCAAACGTCCCGTGGAGCTTCAGCCGCTTATCGCGCTGCTCACGCAGCTTGAAGCCTGGGCAAGCGGTCCTCGAAGCTATACCTCGCCGTGGAAACAGTTCATGGTCGAAGCGGAGGACAACGGCGACCGGGAAGGTTATCTGTGGTCCGACAACAAACAGCTCCTTTTTGTCCTGGCTACCGTGAAGGCAGATACGACAAGCCTGCACAAGTTTGAGCGGCCGATTCAGTCGATCCGTCGGGAGATCCGGTCGCTGCAATCCCGATATCCCGGGGTCAAAGCCGGGGTGACGGGCGGTCCTGCTCTTGAGTACGATGAGGTAACCGCCGCGCAACGGGATTCCGGCCTGATGACCCTCGTCTCACTTGGCGGTGTCGCCCTGCTGGTAGTGCTGGTGTTTCGCAGTGTGGTCAGACCTGTCATGGGACTGATTGCGCTGGTCATGGGGGTCTGTTGGGCCTTCGGATTCGCCGCCGTGACGGTCGGCCATCTGAACATGATGTCGATGGTGCTGGCGCCGATGCTGATCGGCATCGGGATGGACTACGGGATCCATCTCGTAGCCCGGTATGAAGAGGAGCGAGGCGGGGGTCACACCGTTCATGAGTCGTTGGAACAGGCGTTCGAGGGCGCCGGTCCGGGGATTCTGCACGCGGCCATCACGACCTCTGTCGGCCTCTTTGCCCTTCTTCTGACTGGTGTCGGCGTATTGCAGGAGTTGGGTCTGATCACCGGGTGCGGCCTGTTGCTGACGCTGGTTTCGACCTTTGTCGTATTGCCTCCACTACTGCTATTGTGGGATAAACGATCCGCTGTAGATGGTTCGGCGAGACGCGCTGTCGCCGCAGCCGAAGGGCACGCTATTGAGGTTAAAATCGGTGAAGCCCATTTCCCGCTGCCGCACCTGCCGAAACCCCCGGATTTTATGGAATTCTGTTATCGCCGGCCACGCACCGTCCTACTCCTGTCGACAATCGGTACGCTGGCAGCCCTGTATGCGATGAACCGCATCGAATTCGACGGCAACGTGCTCCATCTTCAGGCGGAAGGAACTGAGTCGGTCGACTGGGAGCTGAAGATCATCCGACAGTCGGAGCGTTCGAACATTTATGGGGTCATCCTGGCTGAAAGTCTCGAAGAGGTCAGAACAAAGACGAAAACTCTCGAAGCCCTCCCCTCGGTGAGTAGGGTGGAAAGTATCGCGATGCTCATCCCGGAGGATCAGGAGCGCAAGCTTATGCTGGCTCGTGAGCTGAAACCGTTACTGTCTGGGGTCGACCTCTCAAAACTTTCCAGGCTGGAACCGGTTGATCTCGATGAGCTGCTGAATACGCTGCAGCGGATCAAGGCCAAGATGTTGGCAGCCGAGGACGCGGAAAAGTGGACCGGGAAGGAAAAACCGCCCCTGGAGCAGATGGCACGGGTGCGGAGCCTAGTCGATCGGTTTGAGCGCCGGATCCAGCAGCGCGGCAACACCGAGGTCCGTCGCAGACTTACCATCTTTCAGGATAAACTCTTCGACGATTTCTATGATAAGATGTCGCGCCTCGACAGCGCGGTCGCCTCCGGTTCGGTTGGGCTCGATGATGTGCCGAACGATCTGAAAAAGCAGTTTGTGGGGCGGGACGGTTCGTACCTGATTCGGGTCTACCCCAAGGGTGACCCGTGGGAGTTTGCCACGCAGATTACGTTCGTCAGTGAGTTACGATCAGTGGATCCAGACGCCGTCGGCGACCCGGTCAAGGGGTTCGAGGTGATCTCGGCGATGAAGCGCGGGTATCAGCATGTGGCGATCTACGCCTTGATCGGGGTGGCTGCGCTGTTCTTGCTGAATCTGCGCGATCTACGCTACTTCCTACTGGCTAAGGTCCCGCTGCTGATCGGAGCCATCTGGATCGCCGGCCTGATGGAACTCTTTCATTTGAAGTTCAATCTGGCCAACTTAATTATCATTCCGCTGATTGTGGCGCCAGGAGTGGAAAACGGCCTATTGATCATCCATCGCTTCCGAGAAGAGGGGGAGGCCGCCATACTGCCAAAGAGCATCGGGAAAGGCGTCGTGCTCTCATCGTTGACAACCATGATCGGCTTCGGCAGCCTCCTTATGGCTCACCACCGCGGCGCATACAGCATCGGTCTTTTGGTGACGCTGGGGGTGGGGGCCGTCCTGTTGGTCTCTGTGGTTGTGCTGCCGGCCCTTCTCACCGTTGTTGCCAGACACCCATCAAAAAAGGCGATTTCGGGTTCCGGACTCATAGAACAGGATACGATATTCAACTCAAAGGAGAAGTAA
- a CDS encoding DUF309 domain-containing protein: MMRTILPPIRSIELRDRLSELLKEALRMENRTASLYLRRSFGDIMSRQRQPAAGDELQAELSAATDRINAYCRVLELVSRRRLGSAGPVERALEEAAYLFNEGLFFEVHEILETVWLTQEGGIRLLLQGLIQIAVGFYHLENRNLGGALSLLIEGVEKVNAYDPDRSRSGLGQFLAEIERARLSIESLGEAACDRFDRRMIPRMPFIGAHCRT; the protein is encoded by the coding sequence ATGATGCGAACCATTCTGCCTCCGATCCGCAGCATCGAGCTTCGCGACCGGCTGAGCGAGCTGTTGAAGGAGGCGCTCCGAATGGAAAATCGGACCGCATCGCTGTATCTGCGGCGCTCGTTTGGGGATATAATGAGCAGGCAGAGGCAGCCAGCCGCTGGGGATGAGCTACAAGCGGAACTGTCCGCCGCAACGGACAGGATTAATGCCTATTGCCGGGTGTTGGAACTGGTATCACGGCGGAGGTTGGGCTCAGCCGGCCCGGTGGAGCGGGCGCTGGAAGAGGCTGCATACCTGTTTAATGAGGGTCTTTTCTTCGAGGTGCATGAAATTCTCGAGACGGTATGGCTCACGCAAGAGGGGGGGATACGCCTTCTTCTGCAGGGGCTCATCCAAATCGCGGTCGGCTTTTACCACCTCGAGAACCGGAATCTTGGGGGTGCGCTTTCCCTCCTGATAGAAGGAGTTGAAAAAGTCAACGCGTATGATCCGGATCGATCCCGATCGGGGCTGGGTCAGTTTCTGGCGGAGATTGAGCGTGCCAGGCTGTCGATCGAATCGCTGGGGGAAGCAGCGTGTGATCGCTTCGATCGCCGAATGATCCCGAGAATGCCTTTCATTGGAGCACACTGTCGGACGTGA